The Pseudomonas orientalis genome contains a region encoding:
- a CDS encoding APC family permease — protein MSESSLSQAEPSKPSLRRAVTGPMLFLFILGDVLGAGVYALAGTIAGQVGGAIWVPLLVALFFAMLTAGSYAELVTKYPHAGAASVFAEKAFKSPLISFLVGFCMLAAAVTSAAGLSLAFAGDYLAAFIDVSPHVAALVFLLVIALLNARGIKESLGANMVMTCVELSGLLLVVVAAAWCFQSGEANLERAFEFKPGINPMLAVLGAALLAFYSFVGFETSANLAEEIRGVRKVYPRALFAALIVAGIVYMAVGVAASVVLPMDKLTATSAPLLEVVRASGLNIPPQLFAFIALVAVANGALLTMVMASRLTYGMARMGLLPEPLSRVLPKRRTPWVAIIASTAVAIALTLTGTLAALAETVVLLLLFVFLSTNLAVLVLRRDRIEEKHFRVPSWVPVLAIVSCLILLSQQSLDTWLRGGALIVLGMVLYGCNRLVAPAVQAG, from the coding sequence ATGTCCGAATCCAGTTTGAGCCAAGCCGAACCCTCCAAGCCGTCCTTGCGCCGTGCCGTAACCGGCCCGATGTTGTTCCTGTTTATCCTGGGCGACGTGCTCGGCGCAGGCGTCTATGCGCTGGCCGGCACCATTGCCGGCCAGGTGGGCGGGGCGATCTGGGTGCCGCTGCTGGTGGCGTTGTTCTTCGCCATGCTCACCGCCGGCTCGTACGCCGAATTGGTGACCAAGTACCCGCATGCGGGCGCCGCTTCGGTGTTCGCCGAGAAGGCATTCAAGTCACCACTGATCTCATTCCTGGTGGGCTTTTGCATGCTTGCCGCCGCCGTCACCAGCGCCGCCGGGTTATCCCTGGCGTTTGCCGGCGACTACCTGGCCGCGTTCATCGATGTCTCTCCCCATGTGGCGGCGCTGGTTTTTCTGCTGGTGATTGCTCTGTTGAATGCGCGCGGGATCAAGGAGTCCCTGGGCGCCAATATGGTGATGACCTGCGTGGAGCTGTCCGGGCTGCTGTTGGTGGTGGTCGCCGCGGCCTGGTGTTTCCAGTCCGGCGAAGCCAACCTGGAGCGGGCGTTCGAATTCAAACCTGGCATCAACCCGATGCTCGCCGTGCTCGGCGCCGCATTGCTGGCGTTCTATTCGTTCGTCGGTTTCGAAACGTCGGCCAATCTGGCGGAAGAAATCCGTGGGGTACGCAAGGTCTATCCGCGCGCGCTGTTCGCCGCGTTGATCGTGGCGGGCATCGTGTATATGGCGGTCGGTGTCGCTGCCTCCGTGGTGCTGCCGATGGACAAACTGACCGCCACTTCGGCACCGCTGCTCGAAGTGGTGCGCGCCTCGGGCCTGAATATTCCCCCGCAACTGTTTGCCTTCATCGCCTTGGTGGCGGTCGCCAACGGTGCGCTGCTGACGATGGTCATGGCCAGCCGCCTGACCTACGGCATGGCGCGCATGGGCCTGCTGCCGGAGCCGTTGTCACGCGTGTTGCCCAAGCGCCGTACGCCCTGGGTGGCGATCATTGCCAGCACGGCCGTGGCCATTGCCTTGACCCTGACCGGCACGCTGGCGGCCTTGGCCGAGACAGTGGTTTTGTTGCTGCTGTTTGTGTTTCTCAGTACCAACCTGGCGGTACTGGTATTGCGTCGTGACAGGATCGAGGAGAAGCATTTTCGTGTGCCGAGCTGGGTGCCGGTGCTGGCGATTGTTTCGTGTCTGATTCTGCTTAGCCAGCAGAGCCTGGATACCTGGCTGCGGGGTGGGGCGCTGATTGTGCTGGGCATGGTGTTGTATGGGTGCAATCGGTTGGTGGCGCCGGCGGTGCAGGCGGGGTGA
- a CDS encoding ATP-dependent Clp protease proteolytic subunit — MPLHIINFTGPVTASTCSQLIEKASLAVQQDASGLVLNIATMGGECSYGFTMYNFLMSLPIPVHTHNLGTVESMGNIIFLAGERRTACIHSKYLFHPFHWHVQGAVDHSRMSEYAMSLDYDLQLYARIVAERTAGASETLETEKYLIAAPRILDPQQALAAGLIHAIELPVIKAEFVSSFIHT, encoded by the coding sequence ATGCCTTTACACATTATTAATTTTACCGGCCCTGTCACTGCGTCAACCTGCAGCCAACTGATCGAAAAAGCCTCGTTAGCCGTGCAGCAAGACGCCTCGGGCCTGGTGTTGAACATCGCGACCATGGGCGGTGAATGCAGCTACGGGTTCACCATGTACAATTTCCTGATGTCCCTGCCAATACCGGTGCATACCCATAACCTGGGCACGGTGGAGTCAATGGGCAACATCATCTTTCTCGCCGGCGAGCGCCGTACTGCCTGCATCCACAGCAAATACCTGTTCCATCCGTTTCATTGGCACGTGCAAGGCGCAGTCGATCATTCGCGCATGTCCGAATACGCGATGAGCCTTGATTATGACTTGCAGTTGTATGCCCGCATCGTGGCAGAGCGCACCGCCGGTGCCAGCGAAACACTGGAAACGGAAAAGTACCTGATTGCCGCACCGCGCATTCTCGACCCCCAGCAGGCGCTGGCCGCCGGCCTGATCCACGCAATCGAGCTGCCCGTCATCAAGGCAGAGTTTGTGAGCAGCTTCATTCACACCTGA
- a CDS encoding PLD nuclease N-terminal domain-containing protein produces the protein MDTMYFWIGLMIILLLLDLWVLNSVWRSENSSGSKAGWSAVVVLLPFLGAVIWAVSGPRGVTKGPSSPEHSKG, from the coding sequence ATGGACACCATGTATTTCTGGATTGGCTTGATGATCATCCTGCTGTTGCTCGACCTGTGGGTCCTCAACAGCGTATGGCGTAGCGAAAACTCTTCGGGGAGCAAGGCCGGCTGGAGCGCCGTGGTGGTCCTGCTGCCGTTCCTGGGAGCAGTGATATGGGCCGTGTCCGGCCCGCGCGGCGTGACCAAGGGGCCGTCTTCGCCGGAGCACAGCAAGGGCTGA
- a CDS encoding SRPBCC family protein — MPEQPLIANHTPQDTHRRGTLTKAERALSLTAGAALLLQGWRKGGLGGALHSAAGAYAVFRGYAGHCSLKQALTPTPFEQQFSREHHWPISEAITRSITIARPLEEVSAFLARPEQIGPLLRWVDSVEQLAPDTTLWTLRAPAGKRVQCTLIQTQSQEPSVLHWKTPGNARWAHDITVSLTPAPAGRGTQVKAVVVCKPAMGKLGYGPARAISLFSDKALLNALQAVKQQLETGEVSNNRLRPEQDDDFFYVHAADDQVTTDHPAVKTGVAIEGGPH, encoded by the coding sequence ATGCCTGAGCAACCCCTGATAGCCAACCACACCCCTCAAGACACCCACCGACGCGGCACGCTGACCAAGGCTGAACGCGCGCTGTCGTTGACGGCCGGCGCTGCCCTGCTGCTGCAAGGCTGGCGCAAAGGCGGACTGGGCGGCGCATTGCACAGCGCGGCAGGCGCCTACGCCGTATTTCGCGGTTACGCCGGCCACTGCTCGCTCAAGCAAGCGCTGACGCCAACGCCCTTCGAACAACAGTTCAGTCGCGAACATCACTGGCCGATCAGCGAGGCGATCACACGCAGCATCACGATTGCGCGCCCGCTTGAGGAGGTGTCTGCCTTCCTCGCCCGGCCCGAGCAGATCGGCCCGCTGCTGCGCTGGGTCGACAGTGTCGAACAGCTTGCACCGGACACCACGCTCTGGACGCTGCGCGCTCCCGCCGGCAAGCGCGTGCAGTGCACCTTGATCCAGACCCAATCCCAGGAACCCTCGGTGTTGCATTGGAAAACCCCGGGCAATGCGCGCTGGGCGCACGACATTACCGTCTCGCTCACCCCTGCTCCCGCTGGCCGTGGCACGCAGGTCAAAGCGGTAGTGGTGTGCAAGCCGGCCATGGGCAAATTGGGCTATGGCCCGGCGCGGGCGATCAGCCTGTTCAGCGACAAGGCCTTGCTCAATGCACTGCAGGCCGTGAAACAGCAACTGGAAACCGGCGAGGTCAGCAACAACCGCCTCAGACCGGAACAGGATGACGACTTTTTTTACGTACACGCCGCCGATGACCAGGTGACCACCGATCACCCGGCCGTCAAAACCGGCGTCGCCATTGAAGGGGGACCTCACTGA
- a CDS encoding zinc-dependent alcohol dehydrogenase has translation MRALTWQAPNLLQVDNVPDPTILNPRDAIIRVTLSSVCGSDLHLLGGYVPAMKPGDIIGHEFMGEVVEVGKGITDLRQGDKVVTISIIGCGNCEPCQRSDFSCCDNSNPNPSATDLMYGQPCCGILGYSHAFGGYPGSHATYVRVPFADVNLFKVPEGVSDEQALFVSDAAPTGYFAADNAGIQPGDTVAVWGCGGVGQMAICSAYLLGAERVIAIDRYPDRLRLAEERGKAIPLNYEKTNVHEALLELTGGRGPDRCIDCVGMEAHGTEIDYAYDKAKQLLRLHTERGTVLRQAIRACRKGGTVSVVGVYGGVLDKFPMGAIVNKALTLKSGQQPGQRYATTLFEHIQRGELDPAYLLTHPMSLEDGAQGYQLFKEKSDECMRVVFRP, from the coding sequence ATGCGCGCACTCACCTGGCAAGCTCCGAACCTGTTGCAGGTCGACAATGTACCCGACCCGACGATCCTCAACCCGCGTGACGCGATCATTCGCGTGACGCTGTCCTCCGTGTGCGGTTCCGACCTGCACCTGCTCGGCGGCTACGTACCGGCCATGAAGCCTGGCGATATCATCGGCCACGAATTCATGGGCGAAGTGGTCGAGGTCGGCAAGGGCATCACCGACCTGCGCCAGGGTGACAAGGTGGTGACCATTTCGATTATCGGCTGCGGCAACTGCGAACCGTGCCAGCGCAGCGATTTTTCCTGTTGCGACAACTCCAACCCCAATCCGTCGGCGACGGACCTGATGTACGGCCAGCCTTGCTGCGGCATCCTCGGCTACAGCCACGCCTTCGGTGGCTACCCTGGCAGCCATGCGACCTACGTGCGGGTGCCGTTTGCCGACGTCAACCTGTTCAAGGTGCCCGAGGGCGTCAGCGACGAGCAGGCGCTTTTTGTTTCGGATGCAGCCCCCACCGGTTACTTCGCCGCGGACAATGCCGGTATCCAGCCCGGCGATACCGTGGCGGTGTGGGGTTGCGGCGGCGTGGGCCAGATGGCCATTTGCAGCGCGTACCTTCTGGGCGCGGAACGGGTGATCGCCATCGACCGCTACCCCGACCGGCTGCGCCTGGCCGAAGAGCGCGGCAAGGCGATACCGCTCAATTACGAGAAAACCAATGTGCATGAGGCCTTGTTGGAACTGACCGGCGGACGTGGGCCGGACCGCTGCATCGATTGCGTGGGGATGGAGGCCCATGGCACCGAAATCGATTACGCCTATGACAAGGCCAAGCAACTGCTCAGGTTGCACACCGAACGCGGCACTGTACTCAGGCAGGCCATCCGCGCCTGCCGCAAAGGCGGGACGGTATCGGTGGTGGGTGTCTATGGTGGGGTGCTCGACAAGTTTCCCATGGGCGCGATCGTCAACAAGGCCCTGACGTTGAAATCCGGGCAGCAGCCGGGTCAGCGGTATGCGACGACCCTGTTTGAGCATATTCAGAGGGGTGAGTTGGACCCTGCTTATTTGCTGACCCATCCGATGAGCCTTGAGGACGGGGCGCAGGGGTATCAGTTGTTCAAGGAGAAATCGGATGAGTGTATGCGGGTGGTGTTCAGGCCCTGA
- a CDS encoding general stress protein → MSTQDKKGQMSVNEAGKKGGEATSASYDKEFYQEIGSKGGQNSGGNFKNDPERASEAGSKGGQNSGGNFANDREKASEAGRKGGENSHGGGRNS, encoded by the coding sequence ATGAGTACTCAAGACAAGAAAGGCCAAATGAGCGTCAATGAAGCCGGTAAAAAAGGTGGCGAAGCCACGTCGGCCTCCTATGACAAAGAGTTCTATCAAGAGATCGGCAGCAAGGGCGGCCAAAACAGTGGAGGGAACTTCAAGAATGATCCTGAGCGCGCCTCCGAAGCCGGTAGCAAAGGCGGCCAGAACAGTGGCGGCAATTTCGCCAACGATCGGGAGAAAGCCTCCGAAGCCGGGCGTAAAGGCGGCGAAAACAGCCATGGCGGCGGCCGCAACAGCTGA
- a CDS encoding DUF6555 family protein: MKNSLYIIEYDYHKTPKSFIIRAEVMNNAEAWHWACCDAGIGVIPRSRNERIKRISKPLAERYGLENVRWRPSGNVPFIAQPYVPPPPE; the protein is encoded by the coding sequence ATGAAAAATTCTTTATATATCATTGAATACGACTACCACAAAACGCCAAAGTCTTTCATTATAAGGGCAGAGGTGATGAATAATGCGGAAGCCTGGCATTGGGCATGTTGCGATGCGGGAATCGGCGTCATTCCGAGGTCGCGCAATGAAAGAATCAAGCGAATAAGCAAGCCCCTTGCCGAGCGTTACGGGCTTGAAAATGTGAGATGGCGGCCGTCCGGCAATGTTCCATTTATTGCACAACCCTATGTGCCGCCACCCCCCGAGTGA
- a CDS encoding general stress protein, translating into MTTSNKNPGNFANDREKASEAGKKGGQASGGNFANDREKASEAGRKGGQNSHGGGRKS; encoded by the coding sequence ATGACCACTAGCAATAAAAACCCTGGCAACTTCGCTAACGATCGCGAGAAAGCGTCGGAGGCGGGAAAGAAAGGCGGCCAGGCGTCAGGTGGCAACTTTGCCAATGACCGCGAAAAAGCGTCGGAAGCGGGTCGTAAAGGCGGCCAGAACAGTCACGGTGGTGGACGCAAGTCATAA
- a CDS encoding sensor domain-containing diguanylate cyclase, translating into MKRDTRLVMLLLLVIGCSLTSLTIWKVLSSRERALAEVDVHGLNLTQALTTYTEGIVRQSALILLGLVERLETDGSGPAQIQRISTLIRRQQPLMPQLSGITIYDRQGGWLLSSNRLIPAGANSSAREYFIHHRDDPSREPFIGPPIQSHTNREWVVTISRRFDDAAGNFAGVVAVTLGVENFLRVFGKLDVGQDGAIGLSYTDGTLLVRYPFREQDMGRNFSKSPIYSQHLVDRSVGTASYTSSLDGVERLYAFRKSESLPLITTVALGKHESLAAWRIEAALSAVVVAGLLGLTGLIGWFLILDIRRRTLVEEALRIAQQQLLDSNRQLELLALKDALTGLANRRCFDETLAQEARRAQRDGTALALLMIDIDYFKRYNDALGHVAGDACLQRVSHLLEACVRRPSDLVARYGGEEIAIIMPATDGEGAAVVAQLIIDRLLAENIEHPGSPFGRVSVSIGVAAAVGVELERLLSLIEAADKALYGAKSAGRNGFALN; encoded by the coding sequence GTGAAGCGTGATACCCGTCTTGTGATGCTTTTGCTGTTGGTGATCGGCTGTTCCCTGACGTCGTTGACGATCTGGAAAGTCCTGTCTTCCCGCGAGCGGGCGCTGGCGGAAGTGGACGTGCACGGCTTGAACCTGACCCAGGCGCTCACTACCTACACCGAAGGCATCGTGCGGCAAAGCGCGCTGATCTTGCTGGGGCTGGTCGAGCGTCTGGAAACCGATGGCAGTGGCCCGGCGCAGATCCAGCGCATCAGCACCTTGATCCGCCGACAACAGCCGCTGATGCCACAACTGAGCGGCATCACCATCTACGACCGGCAGGGCGGTTGGCTGTTGTCCTCCAATCGCTTGATTCCGGCGGGTGCCAACAGCAGCGCGCGTGAGTATTTCATCCATCATCGCGACGATCCGAGCCGTGAGCCTTTCATCGGCCCGCCGATTCAGAGCCATACCAACCGCGAGTGGGTGGTGACCATCAGCCGCCGTTTCGATGACGCGGCCGGCAACTTTGCCGGGGTGGTGGCCGTGACGCTGGGGGTGGAAAACTTTCTGCGAGTGTTTGGCAAACTTGATGTCGGCCAGGACGGCGCGATCGGGTTGTCCTACACCGACGGCACCTTGCTGGTGCGCTACCCCTTCCGCGAGCAGGACATGGGGCGCAACTTTTCCAAGTCGCCTATCTATTCCCAGCATCTGGTCGACCGCTCCGTCGGTACCGCTTCGTACACCTCCAGCCTGGATGGAGTAGAGCGGCTGTATGCCTTCCGCAAAAGCGAGAGCCTGCCGCTCATCACTACCGTTGCCCTGGGCAAGCACGAGTCGCTGGCGGCCTGGCGTATCGAAGCTGCGTTGTCGGCGGTGGTGGTGGCGGGGCTGCTGGGGCTGACCGGCTTGATCGGTTGGTTCCTGATCCTCGATATCCGCCGGCGGACCCTGGTGGAAGAGGCGCTGCGTATCGCCCAGCAACAGCTGCTCGATTCCAACCGACAGCTTGAATTACTGGCGCTGAAGGATGCGCTGACTGGCCTGGCCAACCGTCGCTGCTTCGATGAAACCCTGGCCCAGGAAGCGCGCCGGGCTCAGCGCGATGGCACGGCGCTGGCCTTGCTGATGATCGATATCGACTATTTCAAGCGCTACAACGATGCCTTGGGTCACGTCGCCGGCGATGCCTGTCTGCAGAGGGTCAGCCACTTGCTGGAAGCCTGTGTGCGGCGGCCGTCGGATCTGGTGGCGCGTTACGGCGGAGAGGAAATAGCCATTATCATGCCCGCGACCGACGGCGAAGGCGCGGCGGTGGTGGCGCAATTGATCATTGATCGGTTGCTGGCGGAAAACATCGAACATCCGGGCAGCCCGTTCGGGCGTGTGAGTGTGAGTATCGGTGTTGCGGCGGCGGTGGGTGTTGAACTGGAGCGCTTGCTCAGCTTGATCGAGGCGGCCGACAAGGCGCTGTATGGGGCGAAGTCGGCAGGTCGCAATGGCTTTGCGCTGAATTGA